A genome region from Salvia splendens isolate huo1 chromosome 19, SspV2, whole genome shotgun sequence includes the following:
- the LOC121778395 gene encoding protein unc-13 homolog gives MINSSSMDPFGELGLDISPSELREIAYEILVGACRSSTSGKRLTYVSSSNSKERSQQPQQRSAASKVKKALGLKSKKKKKKSGGEDELDRKSVGELMRVQMRVSEQTDSRVRRGFLRLAAGQLGRRIESMVLPLELLKHFRSSDFASEREYKAWQRRNLKILEAGLLIHPHVPLGKSLTAPQRLRHILRAASDKPIDTGKHSESMLVLCNIVTSLACRSFDGSTSDICHWADGIPLNLHLYKILIESCFDVNDETSVVEELDDVLDQVKKTWGILGIDQMFHNLCFLWVLFRQYVATDETENDLLFAVDHIIVEVVEDVNLAHDPKYSKILSSTLKLILDWAEKRLGRYHEYFHRVNIDVMQSVLTIGVSAATVLVDVSHEYGKKMKEVDVACSRVDAHIRSSVCNTFSEEREKLIASRKSSKNQQSHLPLLCVLAQNVCDIAFNEKEIYSPILKRWHPHATSVAVATLHACYAKELKKFVSNINELNPEAIQVLLAAEKLEKDLVEMAVADSLDSEDGGKSTIQEMAPYEAQAVITNLVKSWIQTRLDRLREWVDRNLQQEEWNPQVNKGRFAPSAVEVLRIVDETLEAFFLLPIPMHPVLLPELIGGLDKCLQKYIIKAKSGCGSCVSFIPSLPALTRCATGSKFRAFKRKDRSILGPGRKSQVSNRDGDDLFSVPRQCFRINTLYNIRKELEGLERRMVASLKNSGFAHDENTGSGNFSLSVASSMEGIRELSEAIAYKVVFHDLSYLLGDHLYLGEVSSSRIEPFLEELEQNLEIISVTVHDRIRTRVIIDVMKASFEGFLLVLLAGGPSRAFSMQDARMIDEDFKALSDLFWSNGDGLPADVIDKVSAAVKGVLSLFETGTESLVEQLKRVTRGGNDVSAAKWRPPLPPTTGQWSANDPNTIVRVLCHRNDKIASKFLKKTFDLPKKT, from the exons ATGATTAATTCATCATCCATGGACCCGTTTGGCGAGCTCGGTCTCGACATTTCTCCCTCGGAGCTCCGGGAAATCGCTTATGAAATCCTCGTCGGAGCGTGCCGGAGCTCCACCTCCGGGAAGCGCCTCACTTACGTTTCCAGCTCAAATTCCAAGGAGAGGAGTCAGCAGCCGCAGCAGAGGTCCGCTGCCAGTAAAGTGAAGAAGGCTCTAGGCCTCAagtcgaagaagaagaagaagaaaagcgGCGGCGAGGATGAATTAGATAGGAAGAGTGTCGGCGAGCTCATGAGGGTTCAGATGAGGGTTTCGGAGCAGACCGATTCCAGAGTCCGACGTGGCTTCTTGCGATTGGCTGCTGGTCAG CTTGGAAGGCGTATTGAGTCAATGGTTCTGCCGTTGGAGTTGCTGAAACATTTCAGGTCCTCAGATTTCGCTAGTGAACGGGAGTACAAGGCATGGCAGAGAAGAAACTTAAAAATCCTTGAAGCAGGACTTCTTATCCATCCACACGTGCCTCTTGGAAAATCACTTACTGCCCCTCAACGTCTTCGGCATATCCTACGTGCTGCGTCTGATAAACCCATTGATACAGGCAAGCACAGTGAATCGATGCTTGTTCTCTGCAACATTGTCACCTCTCTAGCTTGCAGATCATTTGATGGTTCTACATCTGATATTTGCCATTGGGCTGATGGGATTCCACTAAATCTCCATCTTTATAAGATACTGATAGAATCCTGCTTTGATGTAAATGATGAGACATCAGTTGTTGAAGAACTTGATGATGTATTGGATCAAGTAAAGAAGACCTGGGGGATCCTTGGGATAGATCAGATGTTTCACAATCTCTGTTTTTTGTGGGTTTTATTCCGCCAGTATGTTGCTACTGATGAAACTGAAAACGACCTTCTCTTTGCCGTTGATCATATAATAGTGGAAGTGGTCGAGGATGTCAACCTAGCTCATGATCCTAAATACTCAAAGATCTTAAGTTCAACACTAAAACTGATACTAGATTGGGCAGAAAAGAGACTTGGTCGATACCATGAATATTTTCATAGGGTTAACATAGATGTaatgcaaagtgttttgaccaTCGGGGTATCAGCAGCGACAGTATTGGTGGATGTATCTCATGAATATGGAAAGAAGATGAAGGAAGTTGATGTGGCATGCAGCAGGGTTGATGCACATATAAGGTCGTCAGTGTGCAATACCTTTTCTGAG GAAAGAGAGAAGCTCATTGCAAGCAGGAAGTCCTCTAAGAATCAGCAAAGTCATCTCCCTCTTCTTTGCGTTCTAGCCCAAAATGTTTGTGACATTGCTTTCAATGAGAAGGAAATATATAGTCCTATACTGAAAAGATGGCACCCTCATGCCACAAGTGTAGCTGTCGCTACTCTGCATGCTTGCTATGCAAAAGAGCTCAAGAAATTTGTTTCCAATATAAATGAATTAAACCCTGAAGCTATACAAGTGCTGCTAGCTGCAGAAAAACTTGAAAAAGATCTAGTGGAAATGGCAGTTGCTGATTCATTGGACAGTGAAGATGGTGGAAAGTCAACCATTCAGGAGATGGCTCCTTACGAAGCTCAGGCTGTGATTACCAACTTAGTGAAATCTTGGATACAGACTAGACTTGACAGGCTAAGGGAATGGGTCGACAGAAATTTGCAACAAGAG GAATGGAATCCTCAAGTAAATAAAGGGCGCTTCGCACCATCTGCTGTAGAAGTTCTACGGATTGTTGATGAGACTTTGGAAGCATTCTTTTTGCTTCCAATACCAATGCACCCAGTTTTGCTTCCCGAGTTGATTGGTGGTTTAGATAAATGCCTCCAGAAATATATCATAAAGGCAAAATCTGGATGTG GTTCTTGtgtttctttcattccgtcacTGCCAGCGTTAACCAGATGTGCTACTGGTTCAAAATTTAGGGCGTTTAAGAGGAAAGACCGGTCAATTTTGGGTCCAGGTAGGAAATCCCAGGTCTCTAACAGAGACGGAGACGATTTATTTAGCGTGCCACGGCAGTGTTTTCGTATTAACACTCTGTACAACATCCGTAAAGAGCTGGAAGGCCTTGAGAGAAGGATGGTGGCCAGTCTGAAAAACAGCGGATTTGCTCATGATGAAAATACTGGAAGTGGGAATTTCAGCCTCTCTGTAGCTTCGAGCATGGAAGGGATCCGGGAATTGTCTGAGGCAATAGCATACAAAGTGGTTTTCCATGATCTGAGTTACCTTCTCGGTGACCACCTATATTTGGGGGAAGTTTCCTCATCCAGAATTGAGCCTTTCCTCGAGGAGCTGGAGCAGAATCTTGAAATAATATCAGTCACAGTCCACGATAGAATCCGGACACGTGTGATTATTGACGTGATGAAGGCTTCTTTCGAAGGATTCTTGCTGGTTCTGCTTGCTGGGGGACCTTCCCGTGCTTTCAGCATGCAGGATGCTCGGATGATAGACGAGGATTTCAAGGCTCTTAGTGATCTCTTTTGGTCGAATGGAGATGGTTTGCCTGCAGATGTGATTGATAAGGTCTCAGCTGCTGTGAAAGGAGTTCTTTCACTTTTCGAAACAGGGACAGAGAGCCTTGTAGAGCAACTGAAACGCGTGACTCGCGGTGGTAATGATGTTTCGGCAGCCAAATGGAGACCTCCTTTGCCTCCCACAACAGGCCAGTGGAGTGCTAATGACCCAAACACAATTGTAAGAGTTTTGTGTCATCGCAATGATAAGATAGCATCAAAGTTTCTCAAGAAAACCTTCGACTTGCCTAAGAAAACTTGA